ACCCAACATCGAGATATGCGTTATTACAAAGTAAATTTCATAATTGAGGTATAAAATTCGTGAAAAACCAATATTTTAAATTGGATAAAATAATAGACAGTTAAAATATGATTCTCACAAAAACAAAGATTAAAGTGTATACCTTTTTTATAGTTTATAGTTTACTCAATGTAACATGACTGGTTATGGTTAATATTTAACAACAATCGTAAATAGAACATTACTAACAAactttcaataaaatttatgataaaatgaCAAGTATATTTTCATCCCTCATATGAAATTTCGAATCCTGATATGAAAACATTTTTGTGGAAGCATTTTATCTTCAATGTGTTGATACGAGGACACTTTCATTTAAGACACGTGGGAGGTCTCGAGTTTGAACTCTACATATGaaatttcattattaaaaaaatattttactgtCATTTAAATTTAAACAGATTCCAATGTAAACTCGATAATATGAGAAGTTCAAGGGGGTAAAATGTGAAACTCCAAAAAAGTTAAGAGcacatacataaatataattcttCCTTTGGCTCACAAAATATTGGGATAAGCTAAAAGAGAAAACTTCTAGCgtttgagaagaagaagaagaaaatggaaAAGTACTTTGGAAACGCATACAGGGGTGACCCGGGAGTGCCACACGCCGACCCGGAACGGTTCGTGAATATATGGATCGGGTCTGCTGCTTTCTCTGCTCTGACATGGATCAATCCCTACATGTGGACTCTTTCCAATCAATACAAGTAAAACCTGCAAAACTCACTTTCACTTCCTTTTTTTGCAACAATGTTTGGTTGTTTTTCATGTTTGTTGTTAATTTGATAAAGGGGTTATCTTTATTTGGTTAAAGTCTTGTTCTATGTAGTGTGTTTATAGTTTTGAGGAGTAGAATTGAGTTGTGGTGTTTGTGGTGCAAAGAGCTATTAGAGCaagagagggagagagctgtAAAGGGTTTGTCTTTATTTGGCTCAATTCTTGTTCTATGTAGTGTGTTTGTAGTTTTGAGGAGAAGAATTGAGTTATGGTGTTTGTGGTGCAAAGAGCTATTAGAGCaagagagggagagagctgtAAAGGGGTTGTCTTTTTTTGGTTCAATTCTTGTTCTAtacttttttcttcatatttgttGTTAATGTGATAAAGGGGTTATCTTTATTTGGCTAAATTCTTGTTCTATATAGTGTGCTTGTAGTTTTGAGAAGTGGTATCAACTTGTGGGGTTGCTGGTGCAAAAGAAGCTATGAAAGCAAGAGAAAGAGGGAGAGTGTGTGGTAAAGGGGTTATCTTTATTTGGCGCAATTCTTGTTCTATATAGTGTGTTCATAGTTTTGAGGAGTGGTATCAACTTGTCGTGTTGGTGTTGTAAAGAGCTATTAAAACAAGAGAGTGTGGTAAAAGGGTTATCTTTATTTGCTCTATTCTTATTCTATTATTGTGCTTGTAGTTTTGACAAGTGGTATCAACTTGTGGTGTTGGTGGTGCAAAGAGTTATTCAAGCAAGAGAAAGAGAGATAGTGTGAGGGGTTATCTTTAATTTGCTCAATTCTGGTTCTATGTAGTGTGCTTGTAGTTTTGAGGAGTGGTATCAACTTGTGGTGTTGGTGGTTCAAAGGGCTATTACAGCAAGAGAAAGTGACAGAGAGTGGTAAAGGGGTTATCTTTATTTGGCTCAATTCTTGTTCTGTATAGTGTGCATATAGTTTTAGAGGAGTAGTATTGACTTATGATGTTTGTGGTGCAAAGAGCTATCGAAGCAAGAGAGATTGTGGTACAAGGGTTATCTTTATTTGGCTCGATTCTTGTTTTATATAGTTTGCTTGTAGTTGAGGAGTGGTATCAACTTGTGGTGTTGGTAAAAGAGAGAGGGAGTGTGTGTGTTAAAATGGATTTTATCTATTTAACTAAATGCTTGTTCTATATAGTATCTGTAGTTTTGAGGAGTAGTATCGACTTGTGGTGTTGGTGTGCAAAGAGCTATTAAAGCAAGAGAAAGAGAGTGTGATAAAGGGTTATCTTTATTTGGCTCAATTCTTGTTCTATATAGTGTGTGTGACTGCTTTTAGTTTTGGGGAGTGGTACCACCCTGTGGTGTTGGTGGTGCAAAAGAGCTATTAAAGCAAGAGTAAGAGAGAGCGTGTGGTAAAGGGGTTATCTTTATTCGGCTCAATTCTTTTTCTATGCAGTGTGCTTGTAGTTTCGAGGAGTGGTATCGACATAAGGTGTTGGTCAACTTTTGCTGCATTTGAAGTAGGTATGGTGCTTGTTAGGAGTCTTTGTAGTTTGGTTATTGTACATCTATTTGGGGATGAGTAAGACGTTTCTACTTTTAGTTGGTATTGTTGCCTCTAGTTTTAGAGAACTGCTTTGCCGTAAATGACTAATTACTTGGTAATGGAATCAAATAAGTCCGAATAGAACATAACTGGCATAAAGGATTTCAGTTCATATAGCCACCAATAACTAGTTTTGGATAAAGACAGTGGTTATCAAATTATGATGTTAAGAGTTGAAGTAAAGTTGAGGTCCATTTGGCATTGTGATACCACAAGCGAGGTCTTTTTTCACCTTGCAAGTTCCCTTTTCAATTGGGTGGACAAGTAATTAACCTTCAAAGCTGTTCTTGATCCTTATCATTATAAAGTTAAGGCTGTTCTTGAAGTGATTATGATTGAGTTAAGGGCTGTTGAATTTACACTGCCAGTTTCTCTTTACAGTTTAGAGTTAAGCTATGTGGGATCAGTCTATATCAAAAAAGATAATTGAGTCAATCTGTTTTTCATCAAGGGGTTGAGTGAGTTCTTTTGCCTGCTCACTTAAGCCCTTTCTCCATCCCCATTGAGATGTCCGGAACATTGTCGATGCTTCCACTTGACATGTTTTTAAATGGAAATATCGGTGAATATAGGTTTTGTGTATTTAGGTTCTAAACCTTCTTAGTGGATATATATTTGAAGTTAGTTTGCAGACTGTCAATAGAAGGTTAGTGCACACTATAATGCCAACTCAAAGAATATACAAGTATCACTAGTTTATGAGTGACAGTAGGCATGtgatattttttcatttgtgCAAAAGATTATATTGCTGAAATAAGTGTCACTAGTATGTTGCGGGATTAAATTGTCATTAGAATCGTTGAGTTgcagaagttaaggaataagtAGCGCTTGATTCATGCTAGCAGGTCGTCTCTGTgcttcatttttattcttttctttcaattttttatcttaaaaattaCTGCATACACATCTCTCTATCTTGTGTTCCATTCTTCTTAAGTTCCCACCTCTTCCAGCTAAATGGCATCTGTTGGCATTTGAACAACAAAGGAGCAGAATGTTCATGCTAAGTTGAACTCCTAATCCTTCTCACTATTTTTCTTCTGTTTCTCATTAAGAACAAAGCATTTGTTGATTACAAAAATAGATCAGGGATTTACCTTAAGTAAAGCAAAAACTTAATGTTTTAGGATACTTGATGATTGCCTCAGACACGTAAAAGGTCTTAGTGTTAGCACGACCTCAAATAAAGGAAGATCACACTCACCCAAACTTGGTCGGAGGTTGAAATCTTGGGAACTTATTAAGTACTGCTTTGTTCAAGACGTCCAAATTAGTGCCATGAGACACATCCCTGTAGAACAGTTCCATATTCACTAGAGAAAAACCTCTATGCATGATGACTGTAGTATGCTTAGCTTGTTGGAGATTATCTGTTTGTGCTTTCATGTAAATCTTAGTAATAGGTTACGAGACAAAAGATAGCAGAAGTACTGTTAAGTACTGGCAGTAGTTAGTGTTGTCTCAACGACAGCCATATTACTTCAAGATTgagatttctttttaaaaaaatccttttTGCTGTGTATCTGACTTATTGAGTATGTTATGTGCAGCTGGCATGACAAAGCCATGCTTTTTGAGCAATATCACTGGAAGAAAGCTCTCAAGAAAAATCAGGACTATGAATTCAAGGTACTCATGGTTCTAAAGTTTcttatgtttaactcttatgcACCCCAAAAGGATGACGGTTTTTGTTCCAATGCTTTTAGTTTCAAACTAGGATGAAATTACTGGCTTTATGTTTCTCATTTGAGTTTCGTTTGTCGCAGTGGAACCAATACATGGATAAAGATACCCGAGACTCGTACTACTTCAATTGGCCTGTTTACTTTCCATAAGTTTCTCCAATGTATCAGCATGATGCTTCTGTTTCCTTTTGAAATTTCTGTTGATACTatgaattcaaaacatttttagcCTCTGAAAAGTTTGGTGATATTCCAAGTGCTGCATGATTGCTTTTTCTAATTAATGGTATTGCTCCATCTGTTATATAGACTCATACTAATGTGTCCTTGAGTTCTACTTTATCTTAAGATGACAAAAAAGGCGAACGATACATGTCCACAGATTCAGTATGTTCTCTACgagaggtaggggtaaggtttgcgtACACATTGTCCTCTTCAGACCTCAGTTGTGGAATTACGGtggttatgttgttgttatttggTATTCAAAGCAACTCCTCTGGTTTACAAAGTACTTCAGAAACACCCTTCTGTTTGAATCTCTTCTTCCTTCAGTTATGCTTTTAATAGCCTCACAAATTCTGGTAGAcgtttggacatgcgatttGAAATCAATATCATGATTTCAAATACCAAATTCTTCGAAAAGCAGGAATTTTGGGTTTCCGAATTGTGATTTCAAAATCTTTATGTAAACCTTGACTCATAAGTTTATATCTGGTAAAAAAGACTCACCATTTTAAATTTTGCGAGAAAAAGATTCACACTAAGCGTGAAAAGACGGTATGTGCCATCTTTATGCGTATAGGAAAGTTTGTAATCacaaacatttatttattaaagaaaCATAGAGATATCTGATTTAACAATTTTCCACACATCATGTTTAAGAcgacaaaatttaaaatgacaCATTTTACGTACCTTTAGTGTAAGACCACATGAGATTCAAAGagtttctttactttcttaactCTGTGTCaagttaaaatcaaataaaatatatgaaatatcgaaagtatattatatatgttcTCTATAATAATATTTCGCTAGATTAAGTAACTCTTGATCTTGGACAAATGATATTATGATCTTGGCAAGTCTTCTTTTTTGTCATGTATTGTCAAAATCAAGATGTGTTCTTAATCAACTTTGTATCTATTTTTTAACAACTAGTACAAGTCTTATTAGTTGTCATGTATTGTAAAAACTAAATCAAGATTTACTCTTAATCAtctttgacatatttttttaacaatcaactcttgttaattttcttttttcgagAGAAGGGTCGCAACACAGTAAaagtattttagttttttaagttttatatcTGAACTATTATAATTTAGATATGCGAATTTTTTATCTGAACCATGCTGATATTTTAAGTCGGAAAAGAGAACAACTGATATAGAAATGCatgttatgttgatattgatgttacTTACTTGATATTTCCCTTTCTCCCCACTTACTGTCCTttgaatgtttatttttatgtcttACCGTTAATAtctaatatgaaattattaattattgtttttatgtGAATTCATTTCTTATTCACAACCTAACTAAATTCCATTCGGACGATAAATTTcgataatatattaatttataataatcatttaaaatgcactaataatataatatcatattctTTTTATGCGGTTAGTGTGAGAAATTTTAATACCTtagtactatatatatatatatataaaagatgaaaaattgtcCTTAACGTAATTAAGTTTAATTGAAGAATAACACCTGAATTAAACTTtgtaaataataaatagttGAGCTCCACTAGGCCACACGATTTTCCTCGAAAGGCgttgtatatatatacgtaGATACTTAATCTTTTGAGCTACTAACGTGACATTTAATTCGAACATCCAGTAGAAAGAACTTTGTGTAATTCTCCGGCACGACAAGGAAATTGAAGCACACCTTGTTGCTTAAATCCATATTCATCTTCAGCttgttttaataatttcaaaaatgatgGATGACTTAGCCAATGCAACTCCACCACAAACCTTTGTGGTTCCTCTTCAGGGTTCAttgaaacaacaacaaaatgtcCTTCTTTTACGTCGCTCGGAACCAATAACGTCTCTCCACGTGGCATTTCGTCGTAAAATTGATCAGTAGAACTAGTAGTAGAATTATTATTTGACCTCTTTTTGGATTTGAGAATTAATTGAGGAAATTTAGCCTTCAATAACTTCCTAATGATCTTGGACTTTACCATATTTTGGTGTATACTTGTTGTGTATATGgtgtatattgttttttttttctagagtTTTAGAAGGGGATTTATATAGGATATGGTGAAGGCTAATAACTAGACACGATACAACTTATAATGTGCCCAAATTTGCAACCAAACATTTTGGTCATATATTACAACtatttttagtcatttattGCAACATATGATCCATCTTTTCTTAATGCAATTACTTTTAGATATTTATGccttctctttttttaattacaagTTTACGAAATATGTATCGTTAATGTAAATAACTTTTTCAAAAAGAAGGAAATATGTAATATGAGGGATTTCTCGAgggtcaactttaaatgatCTGATagtgtaatttatttattttcttacattAACGATATACAGAAGTAAAATTCATTTCATATCGCACATGTATGACTATGAAAGTTTCTCTATTAGGGTTTTGTATTTTGTACAAgagtaaaaatttattcattctCAATATTTACACAAATTAATATAGATATACCATGTGTATATGTAAACTCTTAGAGCACAGTCATAGTTAATTAACTTGCAAATTCACCTCATGAATTATCTAACCATTTTAGGCTAATCATATCAATTTAAGAAACCTTTTTACTTGGGCCCGCTTGACCATGCgatataaaattatgagatgaaGTTAAAGGTTTGTTTGGAAATACGATTTGGActttttatgttatgttttttcataaacataaaaattccataagttgtaaaattattaaaattgtcccaattatttatacaatctaaccaaataaaagtaaaagtttATAAAGTTGCATTATACATTTATCACCAAGGCTATTctaaaaaatgcaacatttattgatcaaatcttaatttaattaaaaaaaaaattgaacataagATATAGTGTTCAAGTTATTATTAGCTAAGGAAATTATTTTTGCAATTAATGTCATGTGATTACTCTTGTCCACttaattaataatgaatttttattatcaaaattgaTTTGTACGAAGGagtaataaatttgatttaaaaaaatatggaatttgGTGAGTATAGATGGTAAATTAACAATTGATTTGaagtaaaaataactttatattGGAGAGAATAATCGTTATTATATGATTTACAAACGGTTTAAAAGGTAATGATATGagttataattttcttatttacaTATGAAACAAATGGTTGGtcgatatatataaattaaattaaatgtagGTTACTTTTACAAAACATAAACTTGTGGGTCAATTTTtgcatttataaaaaaattcatatcataatttttaaataatttgtgattTCATCTCATGAAATGCGTGAAATCGTATGTCCAAAACGTTGATTTCATCTCATGACCAAATGCCTACTTAGTTCAAACCGCTCATTTGACATCTCACTGGCTCTGTTAATTTACCATATTAGTCAAGTAAAACATGTTCATGTGTTTTTCTCATTAACGCGATATAAAGTCATATCAATTCGATAGAATTTGTGAGTAAGCATACATTAGGTCGAATGTATATACACAACATCGATCTAAAATTTTATCGATCTGCCATGATTTGTATATGACTGTTTAAATAAGATATCACAAGCAagtaaaaattagaaataatgaTAATCGCGATAGCGTAAATGAAATAAGTTtatacatattaattaaatatagttATGAAGATgaagacaaaagaaaaagggaGGGACCTTCTCTTCTAGTTAGCTacgttttctttttttcttatattgataTTGATATTACTTAGCTTGATAAATCCCTTTCATCCTTTGAATGGGGTCCTTTTTGTAATTCACTAATATctcaaattcaattaatatattGTTTCAATCTAGATACATGTAATTTGgctaaaatttatatgtttatattacGTTATCGTctcatattttatgtataaatgTGTTGTTACATCTTTATATtggatatttttttagtttattacgAGTTTTAAGCGTGTAAGATATGTATTAGATATTCTTAAAAGATTCGTTGCTAATTATCCTATGCCAGTTTACCGAGAAACGTCTTTTGATGGAACCTTTTATTGATAATTgggtaaaattaatttatggtACTTTTCATTAGTTTTACTATAATCTaaagatattaaattttcttttgttatggACTCCTAACATcagatgaaaaattaaaaaaaatgattaacataataataataataataataatctaagTTTTCATGATAATGCTTATAGACATCTACACATGATCCATAATAACTATGCTAAAGCATTCTTGATTTTGAGTTGAAGGAATTATTCAATAGTAtatgaaaattcaataatataaaGGAGATTTTTTTATATACGTTGATTAGACGAAACTATATGAAAATCTAACGATACTTTAttattaacttaaataatttgtcgatcaaaaataattcttggTGAATTTGGTGAAAACTTCAAAAGGGTTTAACTCAACGTCACATTCTATGCTCTCAAAACTTGCAAATTGCTTCTGTATTTGGCTACGTTATTTGTCACTGTTTGACTGAACgtgaaatttaaaaatgaaataaagattttaaaaatttgtgatctacaataagttatggatatttgtataattataaatattttattaaggataaaataagAAGTTTAAAACATAGATAATATCATTCTATTTATATAGCATCTAAAATGAACGGAAAAAGGGTCAAAACTACCCTTAAATAGAGAGCAAGTGTGGAGTCCATGTCGCATTTTAACACACACATGGATATGCTTCCGTTAAACAAAAGGGTAAGTGTGATGTAATGATTAAAGGGGAAGGACAtctttgagccgaaatatagtttaagggtatatttaagctatttcgaatagtttaaggATAGTTTTGACCCTTTTTCTGTAGTCGTCTATGTGGAGGTGGGTCTATTTGGCGTGCACATGTGGCATCGCCGGGACATTTAACACACACATGGATACTCCCGTTAACTAGAAGGGTAGGtgtgacccaatagtttgacggaaaGGGTAatttttgagccgaaatatagtttaagggtatatttaagttatttcaCATAGTTTAAGAATACTTTTGACCTTTTTCTATAAGATAAACATTGTTCTCAAAACAAGTAAGTCTAATTAAACAATAACACAATTAAcgtttgttaattattttatcatacatcattcatatcattaaaaagtcataaaattcaaaaatactttttaaaagaaatttatacCTGATCAAACTAaaccacataaaataaaacgaaGAGAGCAATACTATTATTGCATCACTTAGATATCTTTATAGCATCTTGTTGATAACTTTGTTAAACTACAAAAGCACTAGTAGcaattaattacatatatttttttttctcatttgacCCTTacat
The nucleotide sequence above comes from Solanum pennellii chromosome 9, SPENNV200. Encoded proteins:
- the LOC107029203 gene encoding uncharacterized protein LOC107029203, encoding MEKYFGNAYRGDPGVPHADPERFVNIWIGSAAFSALTWINPYMWTLSNQYNWHDKAMLFEQYHWKKALKKNQDYEFKWNQYMDKDTRDSYYFNWPVYFP